Genomic window (Streptosporangium brasiliense):
GGCCCGCGGCCACCTCCCGCGGCCGAAAACACATTGCGGTGAAGGCCGGGACGCGCGACGATCCCGGCGTGAAGATGCACCCCGACCAGCTGACGGTGTCACCCAAGACGGTGCGCGCGTTGGTGGATGAGCAATATCCCGAGTGGCGGAACCTGCCCATCACGGGCGTCGCCGCCCATGGGACGGTCAACGCCATCTTCCGCATCGGCGACGGCTTCACCGCCCGGTTCCCTCTGCAACCCCGGCACGTCGACTCGGCGCGGCGCTGGCTGGAGTCCGAAGCGGAGGCGGCGCGCGAGCTGGTGGGCCGCACGCGCTTTCCCACGCCCGAGCCGGTCGCGCTCGGTGAGCCCGGGGCGGGATACCCGCTTCCGTGGTCGGTGCAGACGTGGCTGCCCGGCGTCGTGGCCACCGACGAGGATCCGGGCGGATCGGTCGCGTTCGCCCACGACATGGCCGATCTCATCAACGATCTGCGTGCCGTCGACACGCGTGGCCGCACGTTCGCCGGCGGAGGCCGAGGCGGTGACCTGCGGTCTCACGACGCGTGGATGGAGACCTGTTTCAGGCACAGCGAACGGCTTCTGGACGTCCGCCGGCTCCGCCGGATGTGGGAAGACCTTCGAAGTCTGCCGCGCCATGCGGCCGACGTGATGACCCACAGCGATCTCATTCCCGGCAACGTGCTCGTGTCCGCCGGCCGGCTGGCCGGGATCCTCGACGTCGGCGGCTTCGGGCCGGCCGATCCCGCTCTGGATCTTGTGAGCGCCTGGCATCTGCTGGAGGCCGGGCCGCGACAGGTGCTCCGCCTGGACCTCGGGTGCGACGATCTTGAGTGGGAGCGAGGCAGAGCGTGGGCCTTCGTGCAGGCGATGGGGCTCGTCTGGTACTACCTCGAAACCGATCCGGCCATGAGCCGGATGGGCCGGCGCACCCTGGAACGCATCCTGGCGGACGGCTGCCCCTCACCCGGGGAGCGGCAGCCGTGAGGGCAGCCGATGCCGTGGGTGCGGTGAAGGGCTGTAGCCGACGGCGGGCCGAAGGGGCCCTCGGACGACCGTTCACCGGCGGTCGGACGACGGTTCACCGGCGGTCTGCTCCGCACCGCCCGGGTCGCCGTGCTCGCGCGAACCTGATGGGCGTTCCGCCCATCTAACCCGGCATGATCATAATCCTCGCGGCGGCTCTCTGGTCCTTGCCCCCCGCCCAGATCCCCAAGAACTTCCTGCTGAGCGAGAGGGCCGCCCGTACGCCCCTGTCGGAGATAGAGAAGGACGAGATCTGGTGGGAGATCAGCGACCGGCCGGGCAGGCCCTTGGAGCTGAACCCCTGCGGGCGCAAGCACGCCACGACGGCGGACCGGGCGGCCGCGCGCACCATTGTCCGCACCGACAGCGCGCCGTCGTACTCCAGCGAACAACTCGTGATCTACCGGAACGCCGAGGCGGCCAGGACGGCCATGAGAAAGCTGCTCGCCGACGCCAAGCGGTGTGCGGCCGCGCCGTACGGCAAGCCGTACAGCTGGGCCGACGACGGGAGAACCCGGTGGGTGGTGAACCGTACGCGGCTCGCGGACGAGGCCGCGCTGATGCGCCTCATGATGTACGACAAGCTCAACAAGGAATGGTCTCCCCTGTTGTCGGGCCTCGTGACGCGCAAGGGGAGCGCGCTGATGATCTACTCCGGCGATTCGGACGCCCTCGGCCACCCGCAGAAACAGGCCGTCAAGACCCTGCGTCACACCGCCGCTGAAATGGCGGCGAAGGTATGCGCGCTGCCCGGGGTCTGCTGACCCTGACGGTGACCCCCGCCGCCTGCCGGAGGAGTCCGCACCCCAGCGGCGTGGCGTCTTCGACGGGGAGGTGAGCCGGGTCGGGGCGGGGGTGGTGGCGCGCCCCCTGAGCGGCGGCCACGGTGACTCCCCTGCCCGCGCCGACGAGCGTGATGAGTTCCCGCCAGTCCGTCCCACCTGCCCTCCTACCGGTAAAGCCGCCTTACCGATAGGTAAGAACTTCGCTGTTGTTCCAGGTCACGGCGTGATCGATGCTTGATCAGCCAACGGGAACCAGAGGAGGGCTCGATGGACCACGAGCGGATCGCTCTGAGTGCCGTGTCGCCGCGCGCCGTCGAGATCATCGCCGAGCTCGACTGCGTGCTGCGGCGGGAGACGCTGGTCGATGACCGGCTGCGAGAGCTGGTGAAGATCCGCGTCTCCCAGCTCAACGGGTGCGCGTACTTCCTCGGCAGGCGCTCCGCGGAGCTCCTGCGCCTGGGCGACACCCAGGAGCGGCTCCACCAACTGGCGGGCTGGCGCGACTCCCGGCTGTTCTCCGCGACCGAACGGGCCGCGCTGGCCCTGGCCGAGGCCATGACCCGGCTGCGGCCCGAAGGCGTGTCCGAGGAGGAGTACGGCGAGGCCGAGCGGCTGCTCGGACCCTACAACCTCGGCAACCTCATCATGACGATCTCCCTGTGCAACGCACTGGATCGCATGTGCCTGGCGGCTCGGCTGCATCCCCCGAGCTGAGCTTCCCGGTGCTACCCCCCTCGCGGCACGGATGCCGCGAGGCCGATCCGTGCTGCCCGGCTACGCGTCCGACAAGGAACGGAACAAGAATGATGTTTCAACAGACCGACCGCATGAGCAGGCGGGCGTGG
Coding sequences:
- a CDS encoding aminoglycoside phosphotransferase family protein, which codes for MKAGTRDDPGVKMHPDQLTVSPKTVRALVDEQYPEWRNLPITGVAAHGTVNAIFRIGDGFTARFPLQPRHVDSARRWLESEAEAARELVGRTRFPTPEPVALGEPGAGYPLPWSVQTWLPGVVATDEDPGGSVAFAHDMADLINDLRAVDTRGRTFAGGGRGGDLRSHDAWMETCFRHSERLLDVRRLRRMWEDLRSLPRHAADVMTHSDLIPGNVLVSAGRLAGILDVGGFGPADPALDLVSAWHLLEAGPRQVLRLDLGCDDLEWERGRAWAFVQAMGLVWYYLETDPAMSRMGRRTLERILADGCPSPGERQP
- a CDS encoding carboxymuconolactone decarboxylase family protein gives rise to the protein MDHERIALSAVSPRAVEIIAELDCVLRRETLVDDRLRELVKIRVSQLNGCAYFLGRRSAELLRLGDTQERLHQLAGWRDSRLFSATERAALALAEAMTRLRPEGVSEEEYGEAERLLGPYNLGNLIMTISLCNALDRMCLAARLHPPS